The genomic segment CACCACGCTAATTAGATGAAGATTCCAATCTATCAACGCTATCACCCGAGACTCCCCTTCTTCCCTTGCTGCTTCTTCGTTACACATGTGCATCTTCCTAAACCTCTCACTTTTCCATAAAGTGTCCCACGTTTTGCAAGTTAACCGCACTGCTCTCATATCTTTCTGTGTAACTCTACACACAATCTCCCTTTGCAGATCCTCTGGAAGATCAGAGATCGTCATCGCCATCGTTTTCAAGTCTACGCAGCTAGTAGAAGAAATcataaggtttttaaacatcCACTCAAAATTAACTAtctcattaattaataattataaaattgattaattttcaatattgatatactttttttttttttttgccagccACATAACAgaattagctcaaacgagccgATTAGACGGAAAATTATTCACATAGGTAATTGGAAGCGACTCCACTCTAGCTCTACGCGCCAGCTTGTGCGCTCTACCATTTTGTGATCTGGGTATCTGCACTACAGCGAATGAGATAAATTCCTCCTTATCCTCTTCAATCGCATCCAGATATGTCTTGAAAGCAGGCCACTCGGAgggtgaagacaccatcttcaccaaattaGAACAGTCTGTGAGAAAAACAACTTTCTCCTTTTCCGCACCTATCATACATCTCATTGCCCAGATAAGGgcttccacttctgcatggAGAGGTGACAAGCTACGGCGGGAATTGGATGCACCCATAGTGGGAGATTCTCCATCAGGAGAAATGCAATACCATCCTCTGCCCATAAACTGGTCAGTTACCTTCCATGAGCCATCCACAAAGCATCGATGACTAGATCCATACTCGCGAACCACGTTACTGGTAGGAACCCTAGATCTGGATAGAGATCGAGGATCGCTCTGAGGGAAAGTTCCTGGGGGTTCTTCCTGAGCCGAGCTCCAGAGCTTTGATTCCTCTTCCGCTATCTGTAAAATTGCGACCGGATTGGAATCCAAATTGCTAAATAATTTATCATTGCGggccttccaaatataccatagGATCCACGGGAAAACATCAATCGAAGGAATGTCCTGAAATCTCCAGAATAATGAATCCATATTATCATAGACAGAATTCGAGGGGAAGCAACCCGAAGAAGTAGGGAAATGGGACAAACCCCAAACCTGCCTAGCCGGGGGGCATAAGAAGAGAGCGTGGTTAATTGTCTCCTCCTCACCTCCACAGATTGCACATTCAATGTCACAACCAAGTCCACGGCGTCGCAGATTAGCTGTTGTCGCCATACAGCCCGTAACTGCTTGCCACAAAAAGTGTCTGAGTTTCGGTGGGCACCGAATCTGCCAGACGTGTGCCTATAAGGGGATAATATTAGGGCCGGAAACAGGTAAAACACTCCCTGATTTCTGGCGCAGAGCCTGATAtcctgatttaaccgtataAACACCAGTTTTTGTCAAATGCCAACCCAAGCTATCGGGGGTAAAAAGATTACCAAGGGGTATGGCAGAAATAAGGGCTACATCCTCCGGCTCGAAAGAAGCCGAAAGCAACGCCAAATCCCAGGACTGAGAAGCCCTGTCAATGAAAGTTTCAACTCTAAGCGTTGGATCGATTGGCGATCCTGAACGcaatgctggtctcggggattgggCAGGAATCCAGGGGTCAGTCCATACCAGGATGGAAGCCCCAGATCCGacccgtttaatgagtcctttgttcaccagagagcgagcagaaatcATACTTCGCCATCCGTAAGACGGAGAGTAAGATTTAATCGGATCCAAAGGATCCAACTGTCTATAATATCTTCCTTTCAAGACCTTTGCAAATAAAGAATCTGGGGCTGAAATCAATCGCCATAGTTGCTTAGCCAGCAGAGCAGTATTGAAATCATCCAGGCACCTAAAACCCAAACCTCCCTCCCTTTTATCGGTACACAGCTTGTCCCACGCTATCCAATGTAGACCCCGTGTTTCCCCTGTagagctccaccagaaattgGAGATTGCACTAGTAAGTTTCCGTGTGACTGTTTTCGGGATTCGAAAACAGGACATAACAAAGGTGGGAACAGCGGTCGCAACTGATTTGATCATGACCTCTTTCCCTCCCCGAGACAGCAACCTGGCTGGCCATCCACCAGCTCGTTTCTGTAATCGATCCTGGACAAAGGAAAATATCTTAGTTTTTGATCCGCCCAGACTTTCCGGGATACCCAAGTATGAGTTCATCCCTCCTAGAGTGGTAATACCCAGAATGCCTTTTAAATCCTCTCGCACATCTATAGCTACTGTATGCCCAAATTGAACCGaagatttctgaaaatttaTCCGCTGTCCAGAAACCCGTTCATATTGGCGGAGAATCCCCAAGATAACCTCACATTGTTCCTTCGTAGCCCGACAGAAGAACAGACTGTCGTCCGCAAACAATAAGTGAGAAATCGCTGGGCAAGCAGTGGAAACCTTAATACCCGTAATAAGTTTAGACCTTTCCGCTTATTGTAGATTTGCAATCAGAACCTCAGTACACAAGATAAAAAGATAAGGTGACAATGGATCTCCCTGTCGGAGCCCTCTAGATGGAATTATGGATCCCTTGGATTGACCATTTAAGAGAACACTATATTCAACTGATGTGACGCACCACATGATCCATGAAATCCATTTGTCACAAAAACCGAATTTCCGCATTAAATGTTCGAGAAAGGGCCATTCAACTCGATCGtaggccttactcatatccaTTTTGATGGCCATGAACTTACCCTTGCATGAAGGGTTGGTGCGGAgtccatgaaacatctcctgggCGATCAAAATATTATCTGAAATCAGACGTCCTTCTACAAACGCCGATTGTGTCTCAGAAACCAATGCTGGCAGGAATTTACGTAGTCGCTGGCACAAGATCTTCGAGATAATCTTGTACCCaacattacataaactaattGGGCGCCATTCCGACATCCGAGTTGgcttttccacttttggaatAAGGCAGATATTTGTCCTATTTAAGCGTTTGTCAAAACTTCCACCCTGAAAGAAGGAGTCTACTGAAAGTTTTAAATCAGCCTTAACCGTGTCCCAAGCCCGCTGATAAAAGAGGGCTGTCATACCGTCTGGTCCCGGGGCTTTATCaggatgcatcataaacagAGCCTCTTTAATTTCCTGTTCTGTGACTGATCGAATCAGTGACTCATTAATCTCACCCGTAATAGACATATTTATTTCTCCCAAAAAATCCTCGATGTCTGAGGGATCTGTAGACGTGAACATCTCCTGAAAATAAGAGATTGCAATATCCTGCACCTGAGTTTCCTCCGTGGTCCAAAGCCCGGACTCATCATGCATCCCAACAATCCGATTTTTAGCTCTCCTTATCTTTGTCTGAGCATGAAAATAACTTGTATTTTGATCCCCGAAACGCATCCATCTGCTCCGACTCTTCTGATACCAGTAAATCTCTTCATCTCGATAGGCTTCCCGCAGCTTCCAAGTCAATTCCGAAATAACCTCCACAGAAACTNNNNNNNNNNNNNNNNNNNNNNNNNNNNNNNNNNNNNNNNNNNNNNNNNNNNNNNNNNNNNNNNNNNNNNNNNNNNNNNNNNNNNNNNNNNNNNNNNNNNNNNNNNNNNNNNNNNNNNNNNNNNNNNNNNNNNNNNNNNNNNNNNNNNNNNNNNNNNNNNNNNNNNNNNNNNNNNNNNNNNNNNNNNNNNNNNNNNNNNNNNNNNNNNNNNNNNNNNNNNNNNNNNNNNNNNNNNNNNNNNNNNNNNNNNNNNNNNNNNNNNNNNNNNNNNNNNNNNNNNNNNNNNNNNNNNNNNNNNNNNNNNNNNNNNNNNNNNNNNNNNNNNNNNNNNNNNNNNNNNNNNNNNNNNNNNNNNNNNNNNNNNNNNNNNNNNNNNNNNNNNNNNNNNNNNNNNNNNNNNNNNNNNNNNNNNNNNNNNNNNNNNNNNNNNNNNNNNNNNNNNNNNNNNNNNNNNNNNNNNNNNNNNNNNNNNNNNCGCCTTTATTAGCCAAAGGAGGCTTCACCTTGTTAACCTTCTCCACCTGAGGAGCCACAGCAGGAGCGATACCTGAGTTAATTAGCGTAGCCGTAGGACCAGACTCTGAAACCGTTGCCTCACCACCAGAAGTCGCAGTGACTATGGTGGGTTCCGATGTTGGCTCTTCGACCCGTTCATCCATGTGTCCATCAGCCTGTTGCTCAGGATCACTAACCGTTACGTCTTCAGCCTCTGCCTCAGCTTCTTCCATCATCTGATCAATGTTCTTGTCCAAAGTTATCCCTGCTGCTGCCGAGACCTGCGGACGCAGTATCGAACCTGTCTCATCCGCTGGGACCGAATGATCCTCATGGGCTGCTTCGGTTGAAGCCAATGGCACAGCATCGGGATCCGTGGTCTGTGAGGCCAAACCAGTATCCACAGCTGGTGACTCTGCACCTACAAGAGTTGCTTCATCAACAAGACTAGAGTGTGAAGCTATCTCTGGTTCCTGAAAAAGGGGTCTCCGGACCCGCTTCAATGGTGGAACCCCGAAAGTTGCATTCTGGACCGCCACTTGCTCAACCTGATCCGGGATTTGTCCCTGTTCCAGCTCCTCCACCTGAGTCACACCCACTTGCGGATCAACCGTGTTTGTAGTTTTAGCTCTGGATCGGTGATCATTGGGCTNNNNNNNNNNNNNNNNNNNNNNNNNNNNNNNNNNNNNNNNNNNNNNNNNNNNNNNNNNNNNNNNNNNNNNNNNNNNNNNNNNNNNNNNNNNNNNNNNNNNNNNNNNNNNNNNNNNNNNNNNNNNNNNNNNNNNNNNNNNNNNNNNNNNNNNNNNNNNNNNNNNNNNNNNNNNNNNNNNNNNNNNNNNNNNNNNNNNNNNNNNNNNNNNNNNNNNNNNNNNNNNNNNNNNNNNNNNNNNNNNNNNNNNNNNNNNNNNNNNNNNNNNNNNNNNNNNNNNNNNNNNNNNNNNNNNNNNNNNNNNNNNNNNNNNNNNNNNNNNNNNNNNNNNNNNNNNNNNNNNNNNNNNNNNNNNNNNNNNNNNNNNNNNNNNNNNNNNNNNNNNNNNNNNNNNNNNNNNNNNNNNNNNNNNNNNNNNNNNNNNNNNNNNNNNNNNNNNNNNNNNNNNNNNNNNNNNNNNNNNNNNNNNNNNNNNNNNNNNNNNNNNNNNNNNNNNNNNNNNNNNNNNNNNNNNNNNNNNNNNNNNNNNNNNNNNNNNNNNNNNNNNNNNNNNNNNNNNNNNNNNNNNNNNNNNNNNNNNNNNNNNNNNNNNNNNNNNNNNNNNNNNNNNNNNNNNNNNNNNNNNNNNNNNNNNNNNNNNNNNNNNNNNNNNNNNNNNNNNNNNNNNNNNNNNNNNNNNNNNNNNNNNNNNNNNNNNNNNNNNNNNNNNNNNNNNNNNNNNNNNNNNNNNNNNNNNNNNNNNNNNNNNNNNNNNNNNNNNNNNNNNNNNNNNNNNNNNNNNNNNNNNNNNNNNNNNNNNNNNNNNNNNNNNNNNNNNNNNNNNNNNNNNNNNNNNNNNNNNNNNNNNNNNNNNNNNNNNNNNNNNNNNNNNNNNNNNNNNNNNNNNNNNNNNNNNNNNNNNNNNNNNNNNNNNNNNNNNNNNNNNNNNNNNNNNNNNNNNNNNNNNNNNNNNNNNNNNNNNNNNNNNNNNNNNNNNNNNNNNNNNNNNNNNNNNNNNNNNNNNNNNNNNNNNNNNNNNNNNNNNNNNNNNNNNNNNNNNNNNNNNNNNNNNNNNNNNNNNNNNNNNNNNNNNNNNNNNNNNNNNNNNNNNNNNNNNNNNNNNNNNNNNNNNNNNNNNNNNNNNNNNNNNNNNNNNNNNNNNNNNNNNNNNNNNNNNNNNNNNNNNNNNNNNNNNNNNNNNNNNNNNNNNNNNNNNNNNNNNNNNNNNNNNNNNNNNNNNNNNNNNNNNNNNNNNNNNNNNNNCCTGAAAATAAGAGATTGCAATATCCTGCACCTGAGTTTCCTCCGTGGTCCAAAGCCCGGACTCATCATGCATCCCAACAATCCGATTTTTAGCTCTCCTTATCTTCGTCTGAGCATGAAAATAACTTGTATTTTGATCCCCGAAACGCATCCATCTGCTCCGACTCTTCTGATACCAGTAAATCTCTTCATCTCGATAAGCTTCCTGCAGCTTCCAAGTCAATTCCGAAATAACCTCCACAGAAACTCAGTCATCTGATTGAGCCGCTGCTAAGTGGGATTTGAGGTCCTCAATCGTTTCTCGACCAAACGGGGCCTGCGCCTTCCGCCATCGAGAGATTGCTTGGCGACACTTTATTATTTTGTCCATTAAATTCCCGTCTACCCCTGTCTCCCCAGAGGCCCAACCCTCTGAGATGGCACCAAAGAAACCCTCTTTCTCAAGCCATCGTCGATCAAACCGGAATACACTCCTCCCTCGCCAGACCTTATCCTCTAGAGAAGCTAAAACCGGTTTATGGTCCGCGGCTATCATCGGTAAATATTCTGTAACCGCATCCCGGAACAAGTCATggagcttctcattggctaaggctcTGTCAAGCCGACAGCGAATGGGCTTCTTATCTCGCCAACCGCGCCAAGACAAACTATCCCCAATCGCGGGAAACTCTAGTAATCCACAATGCCGAATCATCGTGTTAAAATTCACAAATGAAGATGCATGACGAAGTTTACCACCTCGTTTTTCGTGGTTTCCTTTTAACTCATTAAAATCACCTATAAGAAACCAAGGAGAATCCCGAGATAAACCAATCCGTGTTAACCGTTCCCACACAAAGTCCCGGTTCTTTGGGACCGGGTCACCATAAATGaaggtaaaataaataacatgacCTTTATAAATGAGTTCCAGATCAATCAAACGAttggattcaaataaaatagaaacatcataggtattattataaaataaggctAAACCGCCACTACAACCGATAGGATCAACCGTTGTTAAATttgaataaccaaaatgaccaacaaaaggtTCTAAAATAGATAAAGGCTGTCTTGTTtcagacaaaaataaaaaatcaggtCTATGTTTTCCCCATAAATCCCTGAGATACCCGATAGTCGCTTTATTCCCGAGCCCCTGACAATTCCAGCTCAAAATCTTCATTTATCCATGGTTGGTTTGGGTGGTTTTGCACCACCTGCTGGGCCCTTCTCCTGATCCTGGTTCCTCGGGTTTGCACCTTCCCCAGCTTCTTTAGGGAGAGGGCGTTTCCTTGGTGTTGTACGCAAGTACACATTCAACTTTCTGGAAGCAGCGCCTTTATTAGCCAAAGGAGGCTTCACCTTGTTAACCTTCTCCACCTGAGGAGCCACAGCAGGAGCGATACCTGAGTTAATTAGCGTAGCCGTAGGACCAGACTCTGAAACCGTTGCCTCACCACCAGAAGTCGCAGTGACTATGGTGGGTTCCGATGTTGGCTCTTCGACCCGTTCATCCATGTGTCCATCAGCCTGTTGCTCAGGATCACTAACCGTTACGTCTTCAGCCTCTGCCTCAGCTTCTTCCATCATCTGATCAATGTTCTTGTCCAAAGTTATCCCTGCTGCTGCCGAGACCTGCGGACGCAGTATCGAACCTGTCTCATCCGCTGGGACCGAATGATCCTCATGGGCTGCTTCGGTTGAAGCCAATGGCACAGCATCGGGATCCGTGGTCTGTGAGGCCAAACCAGTATCCACAGCTGGTGACTCTGCACCTACAAGAGTTGCTTCATCAACAAGACTAGAGTGTGAAGCTATCTCTGGTTCCTGAAAAAGGGGTCTCCGGACCCGCTTCAATGGTGGAACCCCGAAAGTTGCATTCTGGACCGCCACTTGCTCAACCTGATCCGGGATTTGTCCCTGTTCCAGCTCCTCCACCTGAGTCACACCCACTTGCGGATCAACCGTGTTTGTAGTTTTAGCTCTGGATCGGTGATCATTGGGCTGCACCGAGTTGTTGGACCTGCGGGGTTTGGCTGAAGTTTCACCCGTTTCCCTTGTAGACCGATTCCTTACCCCTCCATCCTGTTTCCCTCTAGGTGGACGCTGACCATGCTGCGATGAACCTCGCCTTTCCACCTCCTTACCCTTACCATTGTTTCTGTCATTCAAGACAGCCCCTTTGTAGCTCTGTAAAGGGCGAGCTGAGTCATCCTCCACTGGATCATGCAAAGCCGGAGTAATCTTGGTTGTAGCCCAAAGCGGACAATGATCCACTCCATGGCAAAGACTAGAGCACTTCTTACAGCAGCCATGGAGACGCTCATAACGAAGGTTGACAATAGTCTCTTGTCCATTGTAAAACTCGATCACCGTAACAAAACACAAAGGCTTGAAGCCATTGACCGTTACTTTCACTCTCCCACCATCGATATCCACCGCCTCTACGCGGCCAAGCTCTGAACCAATGCTTCGAAAGGTTGGTTCAGCCCAGAACTGAAATGGGACATCCAAAACCCTGACCCAAAAGGTTAAGTCTGAAGGGTAGGCAGGATCCACCGTTGGGCTCCACCACACCAGAGATACCATCCAGCCATCGAAATGGAACGGACCCATCTGGAGAACCTCCAAGATATCTGCTTCATTGTCGAAATCAAACTGAAACTTCCCAAGGCCTAGGTCAGCTGCCACAACTCTTCCTTCCACATGCCAAAACTTGGGAAGCATGATCAGCAAAGACTTCATGTCTTGAGCCTTGGGATTCATACAACGCCCCACCATTGTTTTCGAATATCCCGCAATCAAAGCAGAATTATCAAAATATGGGATTTTGATTCTGCGCTTAGGAGCCAAACCCTCATCATCCTTGTTCTCCACATTCTTCCCCAAAAGAGCACTCTGAGACATAGTTAAACTTGTTTCCCAAACTCGAAAACCCCACCCAGGTGAACAAAAAGAACTCTCGGAACAAAAAGAGAGGAACCGGAAAACTGAGACAAGGGAGAAAAGAAAGTTGTGATGAGTGCTAATGACTGCAAAACAACCCTTTATATAGTCCCAAGCAACCCGAATCAAACACACCAATAAATGTATCGATATGAGTAATTGACCACCGATACTCTCTTGATATACCAGGACCAGAATATTATCCAATATCTCCTTGAAACCACTCAAAAAGGAAGATGGAATCAGTGAAAAAATCCCAAAAGAATCAACCCGTAATCTGATGCAATGGCGAACGGATCCTCTCTCCCATATGAAAAGGCATGAGACGCAGATATCACTAATGTGCGAGAGTAAATGACGACTGATTTCCTCTTGATCCTCATATCCATTAATATTTGAAAGTATCAACAACTTAATCAACCAATCTAATCGGATCAGTAACAAATAACAATGTCTATACTTCTGTCTCCAACTAAATGAATAGAGAAGCCAAAATCTTAGAGTAGCAAAACATAAATGACTGGGAATATCCTCTTGTTCTGTCTGGCCGAGCCAGACTGAGCCATTGAAGCAGCCGAATCGAAACCAAAAACACTGCCACTGCAATCCCTGTTGTATACAATTAATGCGATGAAGATCCTCAGCCCCATTCCAATATTGCAATCCACAGACACCGTTGATAGAGGGACGAAAATCTCGATCAACATCCAAAAGTAATGAGAAAAGAGATATACGGGATATGACCACATCCCTCGATATCATACCTATTCCCGATTTCTTCTGTCGAAACCAACGGAAACCAAATCCCGAAGATGCCAAAAAAGGATGACATAAGGCAACCTTTTGATCCCCCAAGATCGTTGCCAGACCCCTCAGAGTCAAAGACCAAATTCTTAGCAACCCCCATCGCGAGACTCTCGGCCTAGATACGATCCGATTCGCCAATCCTCTATCACCGGCGATAGATACCCGCAATAACCTCTTGAATCGCAGACTGAATAAAATCCGGAGTATCTCAACCTCAAATCCCACAGAAATCAGACACAAACCATAGATCTCAGACCATTTATGGCATAAGATTCGCCTTACTGTAAGAAAACCACATCTCCCATCTGCGATCCATTCGATCACGCAGAAACCATTAAAACCAAATCTTCCTTGCCAATCGAGACAGGGGATCAAGGAGAATCCAACAAACCATGAAACCCAATAACACTTTAACGCAAGATTACGATCACTCATCTAAAAATCTAGATCCGCCGTCGccatttctctcttttcttaatattgatatacttctaaataaaaatatatggaagcaagagatatatatgaaagaaaaagaaacattttgctggcaaaaaaaaaaaaaaaaaaaaaaaaaaaaaaaaaaaaatttttttttttaactaaaaaaattttaaaaaaaNNNNNNNNNNNNNNNNNNNNNNNNNNNNNNNNNNNNNNNNNNNNNNNNNNNNNNNNNNNNNNNNNNNNNNNNNNNNNNNNNNNNNNNNNNNNNNNNNNNNNNNNNNNNNNNNNaaaaaaaaaaaaaaaaaaaaaagaaaaaaaagaaacattttttattttaactgaaaagattttaagaaaacatatatttcttacgaaattgtaaattttatttttattaacatttATGGAATACATTTAAGacataaacttttgttttataaaatactaggtgataccccgtgctacatcacataattatatattttgttagttactttttttttgtaatttgtatttttgtaatgtagttttttattttgacttatcttctttgtttatatagtgtttatacagtaaattggaaatcctaatagagtaaaGTAGTTTGTAGACTGTagcttttcacggaaacagacacaccacaatattggatagtagttttgtaagagaatagacactccataatatcggatagtagtcttgtaagaggatagacacaccgcaatatcggataatagttttgtaagaggatagacacaccgcaatatcggataatagttttgtaaaaggatgggtttttctttattttggtttgtcataaaaaaaggagaagttgcttgttaaattttagtgtgagatatttcaatggttaggaaactattgtatttatagtgagattaggtatatttaggttatcatttagaagttaatatttgatatatcaaatctcagcaaaattgtaaaaaaccaatttaatttatagtttgataaaaaaaacctGTTTTAACaggtttaactcaaacttttttatattttaaaaattttaagagtaaaaatattaatattacttaaatatagaaattatagCCGTTGGTTTCTATGTGTGACCTTCAAATATAGAAAGAGTCATTGAGTTTAAATTTTGGTCAAACCAAATTATAATTATGTTGGCTATTCTAGATCCCTAGCTATGTATTTTGATGTTACGTAAGATTATTACGATATTATTTGCGTTGATGTATTATGTACTGGGTTAAAGTTTGCTTAAACTTGAACGGCGAGCCAAATCattttgttaaataatgaaCTAGTTTGATTTGATCAGTTATACATTACTTGTATTCAATAGCTAAGATAGTCAATTAGCATGGCATTCAATCAtggattaaacaaaaaaaaaaaaaaaaaaaaaaaaaaaaaaaaaNctgtttttttttccaaccaaacacTAACTAGAAAAAAACTTCAAGATTAGTAGCCCAAACCGGAGGAGAAAAATTTACAAAGGAAATTGCATAAATTAAAGAACGAGACGACCGAACGAGATAATCAGCCTTCAAATTTGTCGTGCAAGGAATCTTGGACAAGGAGAAGAGCGGAAAACTGGCCCGTAGCCTAAGGAAGTCGTCTAGAATATTAGAAAAAGCCGGCCAGTCGTCATGAGCTTGAATCATCGTTATTAGTTCTGCGCAGTCCGTCTCGAAACGCTGGCAAACCACACCATTGGCAAGGAGACACTCCATGGCCCAAAGTAGAGCCTCTACACTATTGGAAAGGAGATTAAACTGGTTTTTTTCGGCCGgtaatatgtatttttgagataaaaccatatatatatatataattcatgcTTTTTGATCTATACTAGATTGATCTGGTCCAGCTTGAACTGGGTTCTTGACTTAGTTGTATCAACAATTAGTAGTGTCATCCTAGAGTTTCTGGAagtctaaaactaaattaaaagtgacataatttatatagaattgtaacaaaattaatatcatcaacaacaaaaaaaatattcggGCAAATAATTTCATtgatatcaaatcaaaaaaaattataaaatcaatatgtagaacatttgaaaacaatttattaCATAAGTAGAGATATAAATCTGACGTTGAAGTGAGAAAATACATAATAGAGAAGTAAACCTGACGTTGCTTTCCGAAGATAAATCTTacaaatgataaattttattataaaaataatatagaaagaccgaatataaaatatttctttcctCATGCGATACGCGTCTTCATAATGTTTCATTggattttctcaaaatttatttcttaatatttgCAAGTTGTTGAATTGGCTAcattgtttagaaaaaaatattttacaatagatGCATATTTCTATTCTGCATGAAGTTGATGATATCTTTCCATCCtcctaatttataaaataatttacatattaaaatagGATTAAAACCaattgattaatattttaaacagtaattcttcatttattttatttttaactaagaattaactttattttatttttaacaaaagattttaaacacaagattttgtaataaaataaaatatgattacaTGCTTTTGtctctgtaaaaaaattaaatattacagaaaacaattaaaaaaaaataagttgacAGTTGACACTAGAGATTAACACTttgcattttcatattatatataaatttatgcaTAATAAATAGTGTGGTTATAATTAGGTGATATATAGGCCCGCAgattcaaaaattaataaaaaaataatttaaattatacaattattatatacaagTTTTAAAGTCTAATATTAAATCTTATAatgcatatatttaattttaataaaaaagaaatttcacAATTGTAAACTAAATAGAGAGAAAATTGTATGTGTGATTGGTTTGAGTTCACCCTCAAAATTAATTCGACCAATAATACATAGAAAGCAAATCTTACCCCAATATATTGTACAcaaattatatgaaatatatctctaatacatatttgaattaaatattatctttgaacatataattaaatctagaccttttaatatataattccaGCCACTCTAATGGTAATATCTAACTTTTCCCATTCTTCCCATTTATGAtacaatgtatttttttttttttataattggcCATCATATCACCCTTTTCCCCTATAAATACTGATTAACTTGTGCattgagaaaaccaaaaattgttagtaaacacaaatattttttttgttttgagaagaagaaaatggagaatgATGGTAGTGGGAGCTCATGCAATGAACAATATGCTTCGGAAGACTCCAAGCAAAACGGGAAGAGGACCGGTCATCGCCATACCCCTCAACAGATCCAAGGACTTGAAGCGTAAAacctttcttatttatttatatattttcgata from the Camelina sativa cultivar DH55 chromosome 12, Cs, whole genome shotgun sequence genome contains:
- the LOC104733961 gene encoding uncharacterized protein LOC104733961, with protein sequence MATTANLRRRGLGCDIECAICGGEEETINHALFLCPPARQVWGLSHFPTSSGCFPSNSVYDNMDSLFWRFQDIPSIDVFPWILWYIWKARNDKLFSNLDSNPVAILQIAEEESKLWSSAQEEPPGTFPQSDPRSLSRSRVPTSNVVREYGSSHRCFVDGSWKVTDQFMGRGWYCISPDGESPTMGASNSRRSLSPLHAEVEALIWAMRCMIGAEKEKVVFLTDCSNLVKMVSSPSEWPAFKTYLDAIEEDKEEFISFAVVQIPRSQNGRAHKLARRARVESLPITYVNNFPSNRLV